The Paenibacillus sp. BIC5C1 DNA segment GGGGGAGAAGAATTGTAATGGATATCACCAGAGATTTTACGGACGAACTTTTTAAGCAATGGGTGCGGGTGCATTTCTGCGATAATCGAGAAACCATTCAGTCAAGCGATATCGAAACCGTAACATCACTATCACTCGCAAATCAAAATATTTCCAGTCTGGCAGGACTAGAACACTTCAGTATGCTGGAAGAGCTGGATTGCTCGTATAATCAATTAACCGTGCTGGAAATAAGCCGTAATCCAAACCTGAAAATGCTGATTGGCAAAGAGAATCTACTTCTGTCACTAGATTTGAGTGCAAATACGGAGCTGGAGTTTCTGGATTGCAGCTTTAACCGACTTCGAGCTTTGGATGTAAGCAACAACCCCAAGCTTGTGAAGCTGGAGTGCCATTGGAATATGCTGTCGAGGTTAAATCTGGATCATAATCTTTCTTTGAAGGAACTTAGCTGTAGCTATAACGCATTTTTTACGCTCGAACTGCATCACAATAAGCTGCTGGAACGGCTCGATTGCTCCAACAATTACATATCACATCTGGATGTCTCAAGCTGCATGAACTTGCTGCAAATCCGGTGCAATCATAATCATTTAACCGAACTGGATACGTGTAACAATCCGAAATTGGAAAGTGTTAGATGTTTTAATAACCACATCTCGAAGTTGGACCTCAGTCAGAACGAGCAGCTTCAGGAGCTTTATTGTTCAGAAAATAAACTAACCGAACTTGATTCTGAAACCCACTCCAGATTGGATAGAATTCAGTTTGGGAACAACCTGATCATTGAACCGGACATTAGCGTTTCGGGTGTAGGAATCTTTCAGTATGATGTTTCGATGTCATACTATACAGCTATTTTGACGTACAAGGGAGAAGATATGGTCATTACTACGGATGCT contains these protein-coding regions:
- a CDS encoding leucine-rich repeat domain-containing protein codes for the protein MDITRDFTDELFKQWVRVHFCDNRETIQSSDIETVTSLSLANQNISSLAGLEHFSMLEELDCSYNQLTVLEISRNPNLKMLIGKENLLLSLDLSANTELEFLDCSFNRLRALDVSNNPKLVKLECHWNMLSRLNLDHNLSLKELSCSYNAFFTLELHHNKLLERLDCSNNYISHLDVSSCMNLLQIRCNHNHLTELDTCNNPKLESVRCFNNHISKLDLSQNEQLQELYCSENKLTELDSETHSRLDRIQFGNNLIIEPDISVSGVGIFQYDVSMSYYTAILTYKGEDMVITTDASTKVAMDQLSPVIETAWKQFDELCERTLQVIGKTHPDEDVNGLVLADMVFQEGGCFRVGYDAGDTPAGRLYLYASFNEKLEISDSLIYETY